The Micromonospora sp. NBC_00421 DNA window CCGACGGCGTCCAGCTGGTGCAGAACACCGACCGCAACGACGCCCGCCAGCAGTTCCGGCTCGCCGACTCGGCCGGCGGTCAGGTCCGGCTGGTCAACCGCAACAGCGGCAAGGCCCTCGAGGTCTGGGAGTGGTCCACCGCCGACGGTGCCAGGGTCTCGCAGTACCAGGACCTCGACGGCGCGAACCAGCAGTGGCAGCTCGTCGCCCTCGGCCCCGGCACCCGAACCTTCACCAACCCGATCAAGCGCAACGGCCCGGACCCGTGGCTGCAGTACCACAACGGCTACTACTACCTGGCCACCACGACCTGGAACTCCACCATCACCATGCGCCGGTCGACCACCCTGGCCGGGTTGGCCACCGCGCCCGACCAGGTCATCTTCAACCTGTCGAGCCGGCCCAACGGCTGCTGCAACATGTGGGCGCCGGAGTTCCACCTGATCAACGGCCCGAACGGCAACCGCTGGTACTTCTACTACACCGCCGGCCGGAACGTCCCCGACTACAACCCCACCCAACGGCTGCACGTCCTCGAATCGGCGGGCACCGACCCGATGGGCCCGTACACCTTCAAGGCCGACCTCGGCAGCGACTGGTCCCTCGACGCCAGCGTGCTGAAGGTGGGCAGCAGCCTCTACCTGATGGCAACCTATGGCGGTGACGGCGCCGGGCAGAGCAACTCCATCCAGCGGCTGTCCAACCCCTGGACCCTGCAGGGCTCCCGTGCGCGGCTCTCCGCACCGACGCTGTCCTGGGAACGGCAGACCGGGGTGGTCAATGAGGGACCCGAGCCGCTCTACCACAACGGCAAGGTGATGGTCGTCTATTCGGCCTCCGCCTGCTGGGGTCCGGACTACAAGCTCGGGCTGCTCACCCTCACCGGCACCGACCCGATGAACCCGGCGCACTGGACGAAGAAGTCCACCCCGGTGTTCCAGCGCAGCGACGCGAACGGTGTGTTCGCGCCCGGCCACAACGGGTTCTTCAAGTCACCGGACGGCACCGAGGACTGGATCGTCTACCACGCCAACGACTCCGCCTCCGGCGGATGCGACATGAACCGTTCCACCCGTGCCCAGAAGTTCACCTGGAACGCAGACGGCACGCCCAACTTCGGGACCCCGGTACGGCTGGGCGCGACGCTTACCGCACCCTCCGGCGAATAGCACGCGCAGGTCCCGGTCGCCACCCGCGCCCAGCAGTCCCTCCGGGCGCGGGTGGCGACCACCTCGCTCAACTGCACGGGTATCGGTGGCGCAGCCGGTCGTCATTCGTGTCGTCGCTGAACAGGATCTGCCTGCACGGGACGTCGGATATGGACGCGCCCGGGGCTCCACTCGGCCTGCGGCGAATGGTTCAAGGTGGCCACAAGCCGGGTGACGGCAATTGCTGTAGAGCATGAACATTGACGGAAGTCTATCTCTTTGTTAAGTTGCAGAAGTAACTGGTAACACCGAGGAGCATGACGATTCCCGCCGTCATCGTGCGGCGAAAGGGCGTCACGAGCGTCCGACCCGAGTCGTCTCACGCTTCCGGCGGTGACCGTCCGGGCAGCCACCCCGGCGCTCGGAGCCGGGCGCGGAAGGGGGCCGGGGCGCACCCCGGTCGAGATCCGGACCGCGACGGCCAGCCCGGTCAGCAGCTCCGGATCAACGCCGACGGTACGGAGACCGCGGTCGAC harbors:
- a CDS encoding family 43 glycosylhydrolase gives rise to the protein MRRILVTGAVAMLAAAGTAVATPAAEAATVQPNVSYVLVNRNSGKALDVYNLATTDGAAINQYTRNDGAWQQWRFLDSGSGWYRLQSVHSGKVLDLPTTADGVQLVQNTDRNDARQQFRLADSAGGQVRLVNRNSGKALEVWEWSTADGARVSQYQDLDGANQQWQLVALGPGTRTFTNPIKRNGPDPWLQYHNGYYYLATTTWNSTITMRRSTTLAGLATAPDQVIFNLSSRPNGCCNMWAPEFHLINGPNGNRWYFYYTAGRNVPDYNPTQRLHVLESAGTDPMGPYTFKADLGSDWSLDASVLKVGSSLYLMATYGGDGAGQSNSIQRLSNPWTLQGSRARLSAPTLSWERQTGVVNEGPEPLYHNGKVMVVYSASACWGPDYKLGLLTLTGTDPMNPAHWTKKSTPVFQRSDANGVFAPGHNGFFKSPDGTEDWIVYHANDSASGGCDMNRSTRAQKFTWNADGTPNFGTPVRLGATLTAPSGE